From the Xylanibacillus composti genome, the window GGGCTTGGGATAGATGGTGTATACGCCCATCTCGCGCATCAGCCTCTGGATCTTCTTGCGATTGACCTGCATGTTGTCATCCCGACGAATAACCTTGGTGATTGTCCGGTAACCCCACGTAGGATGATCGGTGTGCAACTCGTCGATTCTGCGCATGATAAACAAGTCTTCTTCAGTGATCGTCTTCTCCTTGGGCGGTTGACGGTATACGCTGCTTCGATTCACACTCAACAAATCGGCCTGGCGGCTAATCGTCATGTGAGGATCATCGAAATCAACGTGATTTCTTCTTCCAGCTTGGTCCGAGGATTTCTGTAGATTTTTTTTTCAACCAGTCTACCTCATAGGTAAGCTGGCCGACTTTGCGCTCTAACTCTGCGATATGCTCTTTACTTTGTTCGAGTTCCTTCTCGGATTCGGAAGGTCCTTTCTTAAACACTTCCGAAGCTCGTCCCATGAACTCTTTTTTCCAGCGTGAGAGAACAACTGGACTGATCTCATACTTAGCAGCAATCTGATTCACTGTTGATTCCTCAGACAAGATTTCTAAGACGACTTTTGTTTTGAATTCGGCGGAGTAATTCGTTCTTTTCTTCATAGTTTCAGTATAACTTAGATTTTGGATTTTGTGTCTCATCCCTTGGGGTCAGTATAATAAACCATGATAATCCTACTACCAATATAGAAGCGAACCAACTCATGTGAAATATATGTCTCTGATAGATCATGAAAATCGCTAATTGAATTAGAAACATGAAGCCATGCAAGCTCTCTATAGACCAAAAGAAATGGTTTATGTTTGCTTGCACTAATGCAACGGCAACAACCGCTCTCCAGTAGGTTAAGAAGGAAATCCTTGCAAATGTCAACATTAAGAAAACAATTGTCAGGACTTCCAGAAAGGACATAAGCATAAAACACATTGTGTTTATTCATCTGTCATCTCTTACCTTGATAAGCCTCCACTTCTCTCCTATACACATATCGCAATAGAAGCAAAGCGATGAATAAATTGATGAATGTAAACATGAAGTAAGCATCATGAACCTGCTTAGAAAACACCAAATTGTATATCAATTGAATCAATGCTGCTAGAACAATGATGACAAGGATAAATTGTATACGTTGTCTTGGACTGGTTCTGACGTTCAGGGCCGTAAAGAGAAAGCCTATTTTGTATCGATACAATACATAACATAAGCCGAATGTCAGTATATCAGTTATAGCTTGGGCTAAGAAAAGACTTGGGCTTTTAGGATCAACTTCATCTAATAATGGAAAGCCCGCCATGACGAAAGCACCATAAGCAATTAGCTGCAAAACGCTAAAAATAATACATCCTGAAACAGCCATGACGATAGCGTAATACCAGTGGCGGATAGGGAAACATAAGAACACAAGTACCCACACCACCAACTGGAAAAACATTATATAAGAATGCAATTCATAGACAACGCGCAACTGATAGTTAAAGAAGCCGAACAACAATGAAATAATGAGGACCTTCCCAAGATGCTCCTTCATAGATATACGGTATAAAGTCAGGACTAATGCCAATATTGCTATAGTATCAAGGCTAGAAAAGAAGCAATATGCTATTGCGAAGAATATGGAATTCACCTTACTTCTCTCCTTTTAGATAAGCATGTCTTTGACTCAAATATTTTTGCTTCTCACTGCGAAAGGCAAAAGCAATAAAGAGGCTGAGCGAACACAACTGAGCAATGAGAAATCCCATAGCATATGACAATCCGCCAACTTTCAGATATACGAAATAGACTACTGCAGGTATTATCATACCAACCGTGAAAATGGCAATATAACTCCAAAGTCTCCTATCAGTAAGGCCACGTTTCTTTCCTGTAACAAAAGTGAAACCAATTCGTCTCATAGTGAGCAGACTAATCACTACCCAACCTATGACTGCACTAGTCAACTGGTGGACGTAAGTAGTATATGGCTGAGTGCCGTCCAATTTCTCAGTGGAAAACACCCCCATGAAGTTAAATATGTACAGCACCACGACTTGAATCAATGTGTACGCCGCGAATCCTGTACATAACACAATCACCGCATGCAGCCAATTGCATCTGAGAACCAACCAATTAAATAAATACAACATACCTACCTGAATTATATAAACATAGCCGGTTAGGAACTCTATATGCCACAGATGGTAGTTCACATAAGAAGTAAACAAAACAGCGAATAGAATCTCCTTCCACCATTCCCGAATCGAGAAGCGGAACAGCTTAATCATTAACAAAAAAACAGCTGAACCCTCCACAGCTGTAAGCAAATGAAAGAGCAGAATTCTCAACCATTCCTGCACACAGTACCCTCCTCATCATTGCCGATAAAAAAGAAAAAGCCACCCTCTACGGATAGCCATAATCAGTTGCGATTATGATTTTGCCAGATCCTTTTCTTCGCCAAGCAGCGCTTCCACCGTATCCATATACCGTTGTGCAATCGTCGCAAATTTCGAATGAGGCGTAATGGTTTCGTCGAAGTATATCTTCCGATATAAGGAATCATAATACGTCACCTTGCTGGGCTGAATGTAATTCACGCGATCAATCTTCTTCAGCCCCAGCATTGGAGCAAGGTGCTCCCCCACTTCGTCGAGCGTCGCCATCATATGATAAGTACCCTCGGCCGTGTCCAGTTTGAGATGGCGGCCATCCGTTGTAATACTGCAGATGTCCACAAGCTTGATCAGTACCATCTCTCCGGCTTTCGAACCATCTACTTGAAGAACAGGTATAAGAATTTCCTTGAGTTCCTCCTCCGAAATATCGGGCAACATCGTACATCCCTCCTTTTCACTGTGCGGCTTCTGCATCCGGACGTTGAAACTCCCATTTACGGATAAGCAGCACCGATTGAACGAAGAATGCAGCAGCGATTGCTGAAGACATGAACAGGAAGTTGCTGGCTACCATCAAAGTCGCAATCACCTTAAGAAGAGGAAAGTACTTGCGCGGGATGCGCGTTTGATTTTCTATCTTGGACGGCGCGAACAAAAGAACCAAGACTAAACTACTACTCGTTAACAGTATACACCACTGCGAATTGATCGGTAAATGCGGGATAATGGTGATAATCGCAGTAGAAATTAGGATACACCACTCGGATGTGGGCAGATGGTAACCTCCACTCACACTGCGCAACAATGCAAGCGCTGCCAAAACATGGAGTGTTCCCACGAATTGTCCTGTACCGAGCCCAATAAGCAATGATATTATTAGGATAAAAGACCCATTGAGTAGAACTGCCAGGCCAAACTTCATGACTTCGACAGACGCGGTTTCTTCTGGGTTTATTTTTTTTAGCTTGATAGCTAAAAAAAGTGACAGGTTTTCAATCACTACCCTTATCCCTCCTTATAGACAGGTAAATAATTAGTGCTACAGCAAACAAATTTATAACCACCATATAAATTAAGCCATGACTATATCCAGAACTATTGAAATAATAGAAATATGTATGTACCGCTACCAAGCTAATTACTACTGCTAAAATTAGTAACAAGTTCTCTTTTGACAATTGAACTGATCCTAAGTCACTATGCGGTACGAAATCAAAACCAATATGGAAATGGTCCAAGACTTTTGAAATTAAAAATACCATAATGACTGTAAGCAATTGCATAGCGTGAGTAATGACTATATCATTATTTAGACTCGACACGTTCACAATATTAATTGAAGTGAGAGAGAATATAATCAGTATTTGTAAACCACCAAATATTAAGTAGGAAGAAATCGTAATGATAAATGCGTAAAAAACTTGGATTCGAAACATCAGCCAAACAAATAAAAACAATAATATGACAATAATGATTATAGCATATGAGTCCAGTTGTTCAACGATTCTAATAGTATGGGAAACAAATGCTAGTATTGCCCCAACGAAAAAAATATGAATTCTTAAATATTGTTTCGGAATTCTAAATAAAGTGAATATTAATGTAAGAACTGCGACGACTTCTAGCATTGAAAATAA encodes:
- a CDS encoding accessory gene regulator ArgB-like protein, whose amino-acid sequence is MIENLSLFLAIKLKKINPEETASVEVMKFGLAVLLNGSFILIISLLIGLGTGQFVGTLHVLAALALLRSVSGGYHLPTSEWCILISTAIITIIPHLPINSQWCILLTSSSLVLVLLFAPSKIENQTRIPRKYFPLLKVIATLMVASNFLFMSSAIAAAFFVQSVLLIRKWEFQRPDAEAAQ
- a CDS encoding IS3 family transposase, with the translated sequence MTISRQADLLSVNRSSVYRQPPKEKTITEEDLFIMRRIDELHTDHPTWGYRTITKVIRRDDNMQVNRKKIQRLMREMGVYTIYPKP
- a CDS encoding LytTR family transcriptional regulator DNA-binding domain-containing protein, which gives rise to MLPDISEEELKEILIPVLQVDGSKAGEMVLIKLVDICSITTDGRHLKLDTAEGTYHMMATLDEVGEHLAPMLGLKKIDRVNYIQPSKVTYYDSLYRKIYFDETITPHSKFATIAQRYMDTVEALLGEEKDLAKS
- a CDS encoding transposase, whose amino-acid sequence is MKKRTNYSAEFKTKVVLEILSEESTVNQIAAKYEISPVVLSRWKKEFMGRASEVFKKGPSESEKELEQSKEHIAELERKVGQLTYEVDWLKKKSTEILGPSWKKKSR